In a genomic window of Lathamus discolor isolate bLatDis1 chromosome 4, bLatDis1.hap1, whole genome shotgun sequence:
- the LOC136013326 gene encoding cystathionine beta-synthase-like protein isoform X1 yields MEKLTFKRPFVLPKDEMPMVPSQEKPDTNSCPHAPGKNCVSGERNNGNCKANEKEREWIRPDTPSKCTWKLGKPLSASPHRHTTLPEPLKILPSILDKVGNTPLVKINKIGKQYGLKCELLAKCEFFNAGGSVKDRVSLRMVEDAEKAGILKPGDTIIEPTSGNTGIGLALAAAVKGYRCIIVMPEKMSMEKVDVLRALGAEIVRTPTTARFDSPESHVGVAWRLKNEIPNAHILDQYRNASNPLAHYDTTAEEILQQCEGKIDMLVATAGTGGTITGISRKLKEKCPGCKIIGVDPEGSILATPEELNKTDKTMYEVEGIGYDFVPTVLDRSTVDQWYKSNDEESFALARMLIREEGLLCGGSSGSAMSVAVKAAKELKEGQKCVVILPDSIRNYMSKFLSDKWMIQKGFMKEEDLGKKPWWWNISVQELSLSAPLTVLPTVTCAKTIEILREKGFDQVPVVDESGVILGMVTLGNMLSSLLAGKVQPSDEVSKVIYNQFKQINLKDSLGKLSHILEIDHFALVVHEQIQYHTDGSSSKRQMVFGIVTAIDLLNFVTARERERKST; encoded by the exons ATGGAGAAGCTGACGTTCAAAAGGCCCTTTGTTCTGCCTAAG GATGAAATGCCTATGGTTCCTTCCCAGGAGAAGCCAGATACAAATTCATGCCCTCATGCACCTGGCAAAAACTGTGTCTCTGGTGAGAGGAACAATGGGAACTGCAAAGCTaatgagaaggaaagggagTGGATCCGCCCTGATACACCTAGCAAATGTACATGGAAGCTGGGGAAACCCCTCTCTGCCTCACCCCATCGTCACACTACTCT GCCAGAGCCTCTGAAAATCCTGCCAAGCATCCTGGATAAAGTTGGCAATACACCTTTGGTGAAAATCAACAAGATTGGGAAGCAGTATGGGCTCAAGTGTGAACTCT TGGCAAAATGTGAGTTCTTCAATGCTGGGGGCAGTGTGAAGGACCGTGTCAGCCTGAGGATGGTAGAGGATGCTGAGAAGGCTGGGATCTTGAAGCCTGGGGACACGATCATAGAGCCAACCTCGGGAAACACAG GAATCGGGCTGGCCTTGGCTGCAGCAGTGAAGGGTTACCGCTGTATCATTGTGATGccagagaaaatgagcatggAGAAG GTGGACGTCTTGAGAGCTTTGGGTGCTGAGATTGTGAGGACCCCGACTACTGCTAGATTTGATTCTCCTGAATCTCATGTGGGTGTAGCATGGAGACTGAAAAACGAAATCCCCAATGCGCACATACTAGACCAG TACCGTAATGCCAGCAACCCCCTGGCACACTATGACACCACAGCTGAAGAGATCCTGCAGCAGTGTGAAG GAAAAATAGACATGCTGGTGGCTACAGCTGGCACAGGAGGCACTATTACTGGCATCTCCAGAAAGCTAAAGGAGAAGTGTCCAGGTTGCAAA ATTATAGGTGTTGATCCTGAAGGCTCCATCCTTGCTACACCAGAAGAACTGAACAAGACTGACAAGACAATGTATGAAGTGGAAGGAATTGGATATGATTTTGTCCCCACGGTGTTGGATAGATCT acaGTGGACCAGTGGTACAAGAGCAACGATGAGGAGTCGTTCGCTTTAGCACGCATGCTGATCCGAGAGGAAGGACTGCTGTGTG GTGGCAGCTCAGGCAGTGCCATGTCTGTAGCTGTGAAGGCGGCCAAAGAGCTGAAGGAAGGTCAGAAATGTGTTGTTATCCTCCCTGACTCTATCAGGAACTATAT GTCCAAATTCTTGAGTGACAAATGGATGATTCAGAAAGGGTTCATGAAAGAAGAGGACCTTGGCAAAAAACCTTG GTGGTGGAACATCAGTGTTCAGGAACTAAGCCTCTCTGCTCCCCTTACTGTGCTTCCAACTGTTACCTGTGCAAAGACTATCGAAATTCTGCGGGAGAAGGGATTCGACCAGGTACCAGTTGTTGATGAATCTGG GGTGATTTTGGGCATGGTTACCCTGGGTAACATGCTTTCTTCACTGCTTGCTGGAAAAGTTCAGCCTTCTGATGAAGTCAGCAAAGTAATCTACAACCAATTTAAACAG ATTAACCTGAAAGACAGCTTGGGGAAACTCTCTCATATCCTGGAAATTGACCACTTTGCTCTAGTGGTTCATGAACAAATTCAAT ATCACACTGACGGTTCCTCTAGCAAGCGGCAAATGGTGTTTGGCATCGTTACAGCCATCGACCTGCTTAACTTTGTGACTGCACGAGAACGGGAAAGAAAGTCCACCTAA
- the LOC136013326 gene encoding cystathionine beta-synthase-like protein isoform X2, producing the protein MEKLTFKRPFVLPKDEMPMVPSQEKPDTNSCPHAPGKNCVSGERNNGNCKANEKEREWIRPDTPSKCTWKLGKPLSASPHRHTTLPEPLKILPSILDKVGNTPLVKINKIGKQYGLKCELLAKCEFFNAGGSVKDRVSLRMVEDAEKAGILKPGDTIIEPTSGNTGIGLALAAAVKGYRCIIVMPEKMSMEKVDVLRALGAEIVRTPTTARFDSPESHVGVAWRLKNEIPNAHILDQYRNASNPLAHYDTTAEEILQQCEGKIDMLVATAGTGGTITGISRKLKEKCPGCKIIGVDPEGSILATPEELNKTDKTMYEVEGIGYDFVPTVLDRSTVDQWYKSNDEESFALARMLIREEGLLCGGSSGSAMSVAVKAAKELKEGQKCVVILPDSIRNYMSKFLSDKWMIQKGFMKEEDLGKKPWWWNISVQELSLSAPLTVLPTVTCAKTIEILREKGFDQVPVVDESGVILGMVTLGNMLSSLLAGKVQPSDEVSKVIYNQFKQTDNQASGGNVVRNKTA; encoded by the exons ATGGAGAAGCTGACGTTCAAAAGGCCCTTTGTTCTGCCTAAG GATGAAATGCCTATGGTTCCTTCCCAGGAGAAGCCAGATACAAATTCATGCCCTCATGCACCTGGCAAAAACTGTGTCTCTGGTGAGAGGAACAATGGGAACTGCAAAGCTaatgagaaggaaagggagTGGATCCGCCCTGATACACCTAGCAAATGTACATGGAAGCTGGGGAAACCCCTCTCTGCCTCACCCCATCGTCACACTACTCT GCCAGAGCCTCTGAAAATCCTGCCAAGCATCCTGGATAAAGTTGGCAATACACCTTTGGTGAAAATCAACAAGATTGGGAAGCAGTATGGGCTCAAGTGTGAACTCT TGGCAAAATGTGAGTTCTTCAATGCTGGGGGCAGTGTGAAGGACCGTGTCAGCCTGAGGATGGTAGAGGATGCTGAGAAGGCTGGGATCTTGAAGCCTGGGGACACGATCATAGAGCCAACCTCGGGAAACACAG GAATCGGGCTGGCCTTGGCTGCAGCAGTGAAGGGTTACCGCTGTATCATTGTGATGccagagaaaatgagcatggAGAAG GTGGACGTCTTGAGAGCTTTGGGTGCTGAGATTGTGAGGACCCCGACTACTGCTAGATTTGATTCTCCTGAATCTCATGTGGGTGTAGCATGGAGACTGAAAAACGAAATCCCCAATGCGCACATACTAGACCAG TACCGTAATGCCAGCAACCCCCTGGCACACTATGACACCACAGCTGAAGAGATCCTGCAGCAGTGTGAAG GAAAAATAGACATGCTGGTGGCTACAGCTGGCACAGGAGGCACTATTACTGGCATCTCCAGAAAGCTAAAGGAGAAGTGTCCAGGTTGCAAA ATTATAGGTGTTGATCCTGAAGGCTCCATCCTTGCTACACCAGAAGAACTGAACAAGACTGACAAGACAATGTATGAAGTGGAAGGAATTGGATATGATTTTGTCCCCACGGTGTTGGATAGATCT acaGTGGACCAGTGGTACAAGAGCAACGATGAGGAGTCGTTCGCTTTAGCACGCATGCTGATCCGAGAGGAAGGACTGCTGTGTG GTGGCAGCTCAGGCAGTGCCATGTCTGTAGCTGTGAAGGCGGCCAAAGAGCTGAAGGAAGGTCAGAAATGTGTTGTTATCCTCCCTGACTCTATCAGGAACTATAT GTCCAAATTCTTGAGTGACAAATGGATGATTCAGAAAGGGTTCATGAAAGAAGAGGACCTTGGCAAAAAACCTTG GTGGTGGAACATCAGTGTTCAGGAACTAAGCCTCTCTGCTCCCCTTACTGTGCTTCCAACTGTTACCTGTGCAAAGACTATCGAAATTCTGCGGGAGAAGGGATTCGACCAGGTACCAGTTGTTGATGAATCTGG GGTGATTTTGGGCATGGTTACCCTGGGTAACATGCTTTCTTCACTGCTTGCTGGAAAAGTTCAGCCTTCTGATGAAGTCAGCAAAGTAATCTACAACCAATTTAAACAG acaGATAATCAAGCATCAGGTGGAAATGTGGTGCGTAACAAAACTGCTTAG